In the Ipomoea triloba cultivar NCNSP0323 chromosome 6, ASM357664v1 genome, one interval contains:
- the LOC116022871 gene encoding mitogen-activated protein kinase kinase 5-like, with amino-acid sequence MRPIQPLPPAVSASSPSSSSSSAASSSGSPANSNRRAKKLGLTLPLPQRDPILAVPLPLPPSSAPSSAAAPMSSSSSSSDLPAPLNFSELERINRIGSGSGGTVYKVLHRPSGKLYALKVIYGHHDDSVRLQMCREIEILRDVDHPNVVKCHDMSDHNGEIQVLLEYMDKGSLEGTHIPHEPALADLTRQILSGLCYLHRRKIVHRDIKPSNLLINSQRKVKIADFGVSRILAQTMDPCNSSVGTIAYMSPERINTDLNQGQYNGYAGDIWSLGVSILEFYLGRFPFNGGRQGDWATLMCAICMSEPPEAPPTASREFRNFIACCLQRDPPKRWTVAQLMSHPFIVQYCSGSRNLGGIANQLPQTHQLLPPPRPHFSSS; translated from the coding sequence ATGCGGCCTATTCAGCCACTGCCGCCGGCCGTTTCGGCGTCGTCGCCgtcgtcttcttcttcgtcGGCGGCGTCTTCGTCGGGGTCACCGGCCAATAGCAATAGGCGGGCGAAGAAACTAGGTCTAACCCTTCCGCTTCCACAACGGGACCCGATATTGGCTGTGCCGCTTCCTCTCCCTCCGAGCTCGGCGCCGTCTTCCGCCGCCGCGCCGATGTCGTCGTCATCCTCTTCATCTGATCTCCCGGCGCCGCTCAATTTCTCGGAGCTGGAGCGGATCAATCGCATCGGCAGCGGGAGCGGCGGCACGGTGTACAAGGTGCTCCACCGCCCTAGCGGCAAGCTGTATGCTCTGAAGGTGATTTACGGCCACCACGACGACTCTGTGCGTCTCCAGATGTGCCGCGAGATCGAGATCCTCCGCGATGTCGATCACCCTAACGTGGTTAAATGTCACGATATGAGCGATCACAACGGCGAAATCCAAGTCCTCCTGGAGTACATGGACAAAGGCTCTCTGGAAGGGACGCACATCCCTCACGAGCCTGCGCTCGCGGATCTCACGCGCCAGATTCTCTCGGGGCTCTGCTACCTCCACCGCCGTAAGATTGTTCATCGCGATATCAAACCTTCCAATTTGCTCATCAATTCGCAACGCAAGGTGAAGATAGCTGACTTTGGAGTCTCGCGAATCCTGGCTCAAACTATGGATCCCTGCAACTCCTCCGTAGGCACGATTGCGTATATGAGCCCCGAGAGGATAAACACGGATCTGAATCAGGGGCAGTACAATGGATACGCAGGGGATATATGGAGTTTAGGAGTGAGCATTTTGGAGTTTTACTTGGGGAGGTTTCCGTTCAACGGCGGGAGGCAAGGGGACTGGGCTACTCTCATGTGTGCCATTTGTATGTCAGAACCACCGGAGGCGCCGCCCACGGCTTCCAGGGAGTTTAGAAACTTCATTGCTTGCTGTTTGCAGAGGGATCCCCCAAAACGGTGGACGGTGGCGCAGCTGATGTCTCACCCTTTCATCGTGCAATACTGCTCGGGAAGCCGTAATCTTGGTGGTATTGCCAATCAGCTGCCTCAGACACACCAATTGCTACCTCCTCCACGCCCGCATTTTTCTTCCTCTTGA
- the LOC116022268 gene encoding D-3-phosphoglycerate dehydrogenase 2, chloroplastic-like — protein sequence MAAVSRSSLHFRCSTPSFSSSHKYSLKPSRLSVLRSSGNSNSIPRSPNSNRLLVRSVLQTLESADTSVSAAADLGAVPFPKPRVLVSEKLGEAGLEVLRGFGDVDCSYDLSPEELCAKISRFDALIVRSGTKVTRQVFEAAQGRLKVVGRAGVGIDNVDLQAATEFGCLVVNAPTANTIAAAEHGIALLASMARNVAQADASMKAGKWQRSKYVGVSLVGKTVAVMGFGKVGSEVARRAKGLGMHVIAHDPYAPADRAHAAGVDLVSFDQAISTADFISLHMPLTPATRKIFNDETFAKVKKGVRLINVARGGVIDEDALVRALDNGAVAQAALDVFAVEPPPKDSKLVQHENVTVTPHLGASTREAQEGVAVEIAEAVVGALKGELSATAVNAPMVPPEVLSELAPYVVLAEKLGRLAVQLVTGGSGIQSMKIVYKTARDPDNLDTRLLRAMVTKGIIEPISDTIINLVNADFTAKQKGLRISEERIVVDSSKEHPVEAIQVQISNVESKFASALLNNGNISIEGRVKYGIPHLTCVGSFSVDVSLEGNLILCRQTDQPGMIGSVGNILGESNVNVSFMSVGRTIKRTKAIMAIGVDEEPDKDSLKKIGEVPAVEEFVFLKL from the exons ATGGCAGCGGTTTCCAGGTCTTCCCTCCATTTTCGTTGCTCAACTCCCTCCTTTTCCTCTTCTCACAAGTACTCTCTCAAACCTTCCCGCCTTTCCGTCCTCCGATCCTCCGGGAATTCGAATTCCATTCCGCGATCGCCTAATTCCAATCGCCTTCTCGTCCGGAGCGTTCTCCAGACGCTCGAATCCGCCGACACTTCCGTTTCCGCCGCCGCGGATCTCGGCGCCGTTCCGTTTCCGAAGCCGAGAGTGCTCGTCTCCGAGAAGCTCGGAGAGGCGGGATTGGAGGTGCTCCGCGGATTCGGCGACGTCGATTGCTCCTACGACCTGTCGCCGGAGGAGCTCTGCGCGAAGATCTCGCGGTTCGACGCGCTGATCGTTAGGAGCGGGACTAAGGTCACGCGCCAGGTCTTCGAGGCGGCGCAGGGCCGCCTCAAGGTGGTTGGAAGGGCCGGCGTTGGGATCGACAATGTTGATCTGCAGGCCGCCACTGAGTTTGGCTGCCTTGTCGTCAATGCTCCTACCGCCAACACAATCGCCGCCGCCGAGCACGGCATCGCCTTGCTTGCTTCCATGGCTCGCAACGTTGCTCAGGCCGATGCCTCCATGAAAGCTG GTAAATGGCAGCGGAGCAAGTATGTGGGTGTCTCTCTGGTTGGGAAGACAGTAGCAGTTATGGGGTTTGGAAAAGTTGGGTCAGAGGTAGCAAGGAGGGCAAAGGGCCTGGGCATGCATGTTATTGCACATGATCCTTATGCTCCAGCTGATAGGGCTCATGCCGCCGGAGTTGATTTGGTCTCTTTTGACCAGGCCATTTCCACAGCTGACTTCATTTCGCTTCATATGCCTCTTACTCCTGCTACCCGAAAGATATTTAACGATGAAACATTTGCCAAGGTGAAGAAAGGAGTGCGTCTTATAAATGTTGCTAGAGGTGGTGTTATTGATGAAGATGCATTAGTTAGGGCCCTTGACAATGGAGCTGTTGCACAG GCAGCCCTAGATGTTTTTGCAGTGGAGCCCCCACCCAAAGATAGCAAATTAGTGCAGCATGAAAATGTGACTGTCACACCTCATCTTGGAGCTAGCACAAGGGAGGCACAG GAAGGAGTTGCTGTTGAAATAGCTGAAGCTGTGGTTGGTGCTTTGAAAGGAGAACTTTCTGCTACTGCAGTTAATGCCCCAATGGTTCCTCCTGAG GTTTTGTCAGAGTTGGCTCCTTATGTTGTGCTAGCTGAGAAGTTGGGTAGGTTGGCTGTACAGCTGGTGACTGGAGGGAGTGGAATTCAGTCCATGAAGATAGTCTATAAAACAGCTAGAGACCCTGACAACTTGGACACGAGACTTCTCAGAGCCATGGTAACAAAAGGGATTATTGAGCCTATATCTGACACAATCATCAACCTTGTGAATGCAGATTTCACTGCCAAGCAGAAGGGTCTTAGGATAAGCGAGGAACGCATAGTTGTTGACTCATCTAAGGAGCACCCAGTTGAGGCAATCCAGGTGCAAATAAGTAACGTTGAATCCAAGTTCGCGAGTGCTTTATTGAACAATGGAAATATTAGCATTGAGGGGAGAGTGAAGTATGGAATACCTCATCTTACTTGTGTTGGATCATTTAGCGTTGATGTGAGCTTAGAGGGAAACTTGATACTGTGTCGCCAAACTGACCAGCCTGGAATGATTGGGAGCGTCGGAAACATTCTTGGCGAGAGCAATGTGAATGTGAGCTTTATGAGCGTGGGAAGGACCATTAAGAGGACAAAGGCCATCATGGCTATTGGAGTTGATGAAGAGCCTGACAAGGATTCCCTTAAGAAGATAGGGGAGGTGCCTGCAGTTGAAGAATTCGTTTTCCTCAAACTTTAA
- the LOC116022378 gene encoding glutamate receptor 2.1-like isoform X1 — MKISRFFLPFLLKVAIITTFYTTSLSAQNSSAVKVDVGVILDLKTESGKMRQTCISLALADFYATRDHRARISPHFRDSNNDDVDAASAAIGLLKNDKVQAILGPQMSTQADFVIDIGKKVKVPILSPATSPALSPNQSSYFIRVGQSSRAQVKAIAAIVKAFGWRQVVFIYENSNFGSGVLPHLTDAMVEVGVSVPYRSILQPSAEDDEIITELYKLMTMQTRVFVVHLLPTIGSRLFQKAKDAGMMSQGYVWIITDAFTNVLDSMDPTTLDNMEGVIGVKPYVKSSIQLKNFTRRWRKKFYQENPDAETAELDVFGLWAYDSITALAMAFERVDTAHQNFTRAISGENLTDLDAIGTSDLGPSLIKSIRNIRLRGLSGDFHIVDGELQPSAFQIVNVNGRGKGIGFWTEEYGISKKLKPTDRTVITANRDDLGISWPGDSNVVPKGWEIPTNEKKKLRIGVPSKGGLEQFVKVTVDPQTNRTTATGFCIDVFEEVIRNLPYAVPFDYIPFSLLPTQNLPDYDDFVDQINLGNFDAVVGDVTILADRSEYVEFSLPFTESGVTTIVPVKQDMRKSAWIFLRPLKTELWVTTGAFFIFIGFVIWVLEHRVNKEFQGPRHKQVGMIFWFSFSTLVYAHREKVISNLSRFVIIVWVFVVLVLTSSYTASLTSMLTVQQLQPTITNVEDLIKNQEPVGYQDGSFVKGLLKKMKFDSSKFLNYSTLEQYDEALTKGSQNGGVAAIVDELPYIRLFLAKYCGKYTMIGPTYKTAGFGFAFPKGSPLVPDISRAVLSVMESESMMRITDKWFRNETDCSQQDRTLLASDSLPLDSFKGIFLIAGASASSALLIFFFRFLNQNKEILESDDSTTWQKICALATVFYEGNGDSPNGTEKPGEGNESVASPNKMPDTSPPFPQTIIAQSPGVFTCDEGFMSTEPPSPDHDTILVTESAAAER, encoded by the exons ATgaagatttcaagattctttCTACCTTTTCTGCTTAAGGTTGCCATCATCACCACCTTTTACACAACATCACTTTCTGCCCAGAATTCCAGTGCTGTAAAGGTAGATGTTGGTGTGATTCTTGATTTGAAGACCGAGTCTGGGAAGATGAGGCAGACCTGTATTTCACTAGCTCTTGCTGATTTCTATGCCACTCGCGATCACAGAGCCCGGATTTCCCCCCACTTCAGAGACTCAAATAATGATGATGTTGATGCAGCATCTGCAG CTATAGGCCTGTTGAAAAATGATAAGGTTCAAGCAATCTTGGGGCCTCAGATGTCAACACAGGCAGATTTCGTGATAGATATTGGGAAGAAAGTGAAAGTTCCCATACTATCTCCAGCAACAAGTCCTGCACTTTCACCCAACCAAAGTTCATACTTCATCAGAGTGGGCCAGAGTTCGCGCGCTCAGGTTAAAGCCATTGCTGCCATTGTTAAGGCTTTTGGGTGGAGGCAGGTGGTGTTTATATATGAGAATAGTAATTTTGGGAGTGGGGTTCTTCCCCATTTGACAGATGCTATGGTGGAAGTTGGTGTTTCTGTACCATACAGAAGTATTCTCCAGCCTTCAGCTGAAGATGATGAAATCATCACAGAACTCTACAAGTTAATGACAATGCAGACTAGGGTGTTTGTTGTGCACTTGCTGCCAACAATTGGTTCTCGCCTTTTTCAGAAGGCGAAAGATGCTGGGATGATGAGCCAGGGATATGTGTGGATAATCACGGATGCTTTCACGAATGTTTTAGATTCTATGGACCCTACGACACTTGATAATATGGAGGGAGTGATAGGTGTAAAGCCTTATGTGAAATCATCAATTCAGCtgaaaaacttcactaggaGATGGAGAAAGAAGTTTTATCAAGAGAATCCAGACGCGGAGACAGCAGAACTAGATGTTTTCGGGTTGTGGGCATATGACAGCATCACAGCATTAGCTATGGCGTTCGAGAGAGTAGACACTGCCCATCAAAATTTCACGAGAGCGATCAGTGGAGAGAATTTGACAGACTTAGATGCAATTGGGACCTCAGATTTGGGGCCTTCACTCATTAAATCAATCAGAAACATTAGACTCAGAGGGCTAAGTGGTGATTTCCATATTGTTGATGGAGAGTTGCAGCCATCTGCATTTCAGATAGTGAATGTGAATGGCAGAGGGAAAGGGATTGGATTCTGGACAGAAGAGTATGGGATTTCCAAGAAACTGAAACCTACTGACAGAACTGTGATCACAGCTAACAGGGATGATCTTGGGATCAGCTGGCCAGGTGACTCTAATGTTGTTCCTAAAGGCTGGGAAATTCCAACAAATGAGAAAAAGAAGTTGAGAATTGGAGTTCCATCTAAAGGGGGGCTTGAACAATTTGTTAAAGTGACGGTGGATCCTCAGACAAACAGAACAACTGCAACTGGTTTCTGCATAGATGTTTTTGAAGAAGTTATTAGGAATTTACCTTATGCAGTTCCATTTGATTACATACCTTTTAGTCTGCTCCCCACACAAAACCTTCCAGACTATGATGATTTTGTTGACCAGATAAATCTCGGG AATTTTGATGCAGTAGTTGGTGATGTAACCATCCTAGCAGACAGGTCTGAATACGTTGAATTCTCGTTACCATTTACAGAATCTGGAGTTACCACCATTGTCCCGGTGAAGCAAGATATGAGGAAGAGTGCCTGGATTTTCTTGAGACCTCTGAAGACTGAACTTTGGGTGACAACTGGggctttcttcatcttcattggCTTTGTGATCTGGGTACTTGAACATCGCGTAAACAAAGAGTTTCAAGGTCCTCGTCACAAGCAAGTTGGGATGATCTTCTGGTTCTCCTTCTCCACTCTAGTGTATGCTCACA GGGAAAAGGTGATAAGCAATCTATCAAGATTTGTGATCATTGTCTGGGTGTTTGTAGTTCTGGTGCTGACATCAAGCTATACGGCCAGCTTAACGTCCATGTTAACCGTGCAGCAGCTTCAACCAACCATCACAAATGTTGAAGATCTCATAAAGAACCAAGAACCTGTTGGATACCAAGATGGCTCCTTTGTCAAAGGCCTCttaaagaagatgaaatttgACAGCTCAAAGTTTCTGAATTACAGCACATTAGAACAGTATGATGAAGCCCTTACCAAAGGAAGCCAAAATGGAGGTGTTGCTGCCATTGTCGACGAGCTTCCCTACATCAGGCTCTTCCTTGCAAAGTACTGCGGGAAATACACCATGATTGGACCAACCTACAAGACAGCAGGGTTCGGATTT GCATTCCCAAAAGGATCACCTCTGGTGCCCGACATCTCAAGAGCAGTCTTAAGTGTGATGGAAAGTGAAAGCATGATGAGAATTACCGATAAGTGGTTCAGGAACGAGACAGATTGTTCACAGCAAGATAGAACTCTCCTGGCATCAGATAGCTTACCACTTGATAGTTTCAAGGGCATTTTCCTCATAGCTGGAGCATCAGCATCATCTGCTCTTCTCATCTTCTTTTTCAGATTCCTTAATCAGAACAAAGAGATCTTGGAGTCTGATGATTCAACCACCTGGCAAAAAATCTGTGCATTAGCTACAGTCTTTTATGAAGGGAATGGGGACTCTCCAAATGGAACTGAAAAGCCTGGAGAAGGAAATGAAAGCGTGGCTTCCCCAAATAAGATGCCTGATACTAGCCCGCCATTTCCACAAACCATCATTGCCCAATCTCCAGGAGTCTTCACTTGTGACGAAGGGTTCATGTCAACAGAACCACCTAGTCCAGATCATGACACCATTTTAGTAACAGAAAGTGCAGCTGCTGAAAGATGA
- the LOC116022378 gene encoding glutamate receptor 2.7-like isoform X2, with the protein MSTQADFVIDIGKKVKVPILSPATSPALSPNQSSYFIRVGQSSRAQVKAIAAIVKAFGWRQVVFIYENSNFGSGVLPHLTDAMVEVGVSVPYRSILQPSAEDDEIITELYKLMTMQTRVFVVHLLPTIGSRLFQKAKDAGMMSQGYVWIITDAFTNVLDSMDPTTLDNMEGVIGVKPYVKSSIQLKNFTRRWRKKFYQENPDAETAELDVFGLWAYDSITALAMAFERVDTAHQNFTRAISGENLTDLDAIGTSDLGPSLIKSIRNIRLRGLSGDFHIVDGELQPSAFQIVNVNGRGKGIGFWTEEYGISKKLKPTDRTVITANRDDLGISWPGDSNVVPKGWEIPTNEKKKLRIGVPSKGGLEQFVKVTVDPQTNRTTATGFCIDVFEEVIRNLPYAVPFDYIPFSLLPTQNLPDYDDFVDQINLGNFDAVVGDVTILADRSEYVEFSLPFTESGVTTIVPVKQDMRKSAWIFLRPLKTELWVTTGAFFIFIGFVIWVLEHRVNKEFQGPRHKQVGMIFWFSFSTLVYAHREKVISNLSRFVIIVWVFVVLVLTSSYTASLTSMLTVQQLQPTITNVEDLIKNQEPVGYQDGSFVKGLLKKMKFDSSKFLNYSTLEQYDEALTKGSQNGGVAAIVDELPYIRLFLAKYCGKYTMIGPTYKTAGFGFAFPKGSPLVPDISRAVLSVMESESMMRITDKWFRNETDCSQQDRTLLASDSLPLDSFKGIFLIAGASASSALLIFFFRFLNQNKEILESDDSTTWQKICALATVFYEGNGDSPNGTEKPGEGNESVASPNKMPDTSPPFPQTIIAQSPGVFTCDEGFMSTEPPSPDHDTILVTESAAAER; encoded by the exons ATGTCAACACAGGCAGATTTCGTGATAGATATTGGGAAGAAAGTGAAAGTTCCCATACTATCTCCAGCAACAAGTCCTGCACTTTCACCCAACCAAAGTTCATACTTCATCAGAGTGGGCCAGAGTTCGCGCGCTCAGGTTAAAGCCATTGCTGCCATTGTTAAGGCTTTTGGGTGGAGGCAGGTGGTGTTTATATATGAGAATAGTAATTTTGGGAGTGGGGTTCTTCCCCATTTGACAGATGCTATGGTGGAAGTTGGTGTTTCTGTACCATACAGAAGTATTCTCCAGCCTTCAGCTGAAGATGATGAAATCATCACAGAACTCTACAAGTTAATGACAATGCAGACTAGGGTGTTTGTTGTGCACTTGCTGCCAACAATTGGTTCTCGCCTTTTTCAGAAGGCGAAAGATGCTGGGATGATGAGCCAGGGATATGTGTGGATAATCACGGATGCTTTCACGAATGTTTTAGATTCTATGGACCCTACGACACTTGATAATATGGAGGGAGTGATAGGTGTAAAGCCTTATGTGAAATCATCAATTCAGCtgaaaaacttcactaggaGATGGAGAAAGAAGTTTTATCAAGAGAATCCAGACGCGGAGACAGCAGAACTAGATGTTTTCGGGTTGTGGGCATATGACAGCATCACAGCATTAGCTATGGCGTTCGAGAGAGTAGACACTGCCCATCAAAATTTCACGAGAGCGATCAGTGGAGAGAATTTGACAGACTTAGATGCAATTGGGACCTCAGATTTGGGGCCTTCACTCATTAAATCAATCAGAAACATTAGACTCAGAGGGCTAAGTGGTGATTTCCATATTGTTGATGGAGAGTTGCAGCCATCTGCATTTCAGATAGTGAATGTGAATGGCAGAGGGAAAGGGATTGGATTCTGGACAGAAGAGTATGGGATTTCCAAGAAACTGAAACCTACTGACAGAACTGTGATCACAGCTAACAGGGATGATCTTGGGATCAGCTGGCCAGGTGACTCTAATGTTGTTCCTAAAGGCTGGGAAATTCCAACAAATGAGAAAAAGAAGTTGAGAATTGGAGTTCCATCTAAAGGGGGGCTTGAACAATTTGTTAAAGTGACGGTGGATCCTCAGACAAACAGAACAACTGCAACTGGTTTCTGCATAGATGTTTTTGAAGAAGTTATTAGGAATTTACCTTATGCAGTTCCATTTGATTACATACCTTTTAGTCTGCTCCCCACACAAAACCTTCCAGACTATGATGATTTTGTTGACCAGATAAATCTCGGG AATTTTGATGCAGTAGTTGGTGATGTAACCATCCTAGCAGACAGGTCTGAATACGTTGAATTCTCGTTACCATTTACAGAATCTGGAGTTACCACCATTGTCCCGGTGAAGCAAGATATGAGGAAGAGTGCCTGGATTTTCTTGAGACCTCTGAAGACTGAACTTTGGGTGACAACTGGggctttcttcatcttcattggCTTTGTGATCTGGGTACTTGAACATCGCGTAAACAAAGAGTTTCAAGGTCCTCGTCACAAGCAAGTTGGGATGATCTTCTGGTTCTCCTTCTCCACTCTAGTGTATGCTCACA GGGAAAAGGTGATAAGCAATCTATCAAGATTTGTGATCATTGTCTGGGTGTTTGTAGTTCTGGTGCTGACATCAAGCTATACGGCCAGCTTAACGTCCATGTTAACCGTGCAGCAGCTTCAACCAACCATCACAAATGTTGAAGATCTCATAAAGAACCAAGAACCTGTTGGATACCAAGATGGCTCCTTTGTCAAAGGCCTCttaaagaagatgaaatttgACAGCTCAAAGTTTCTGAATTACAGCACATTAGAACAGTATGATGAAGCCCTTACCAAAGGAAGCCAAAATGGAGGTGTTGCTGCCATTGTCGACGAGCTTCCCTACATCAGGCTCTTCCTTGCAAAGTACTGCGGGAAATACACCATGATTGGACCAACCTACAAGACAGCAGGGTTCGGATTT GCATTCCCAAAAGGATCACCTCTGGTGCCCGACATCTCAAGAGCAGTCTTAAGTGTGATGGAAAGTGAAAGCATGATGAGAATTACCGATAAGTGGTTCAGGAACGAGACAGATTGTTCACAGCAAGATAGAACTCTCCTGGCATCAGATAGCTTACCACTTGATAGTTTCAAGGGCATTTTCCTCATAGCTGGAGCATCAGCATCATCTGCTCTTCTCATCTTCTTTTTCAGATTCCTTAATCAGAACAAAGAGATCTTGGAGTCTGATGATTCAACCACCTGGCAAAAAATCTGTGCATTAGCTACAGTCTTTTATGAAGGGAATGGGGACTCTCCAAATGGAACTGAAAAGCCTGGAGAAGGAAATGAAAGCGTGGCTTCCCCAAATAAGATGCCTGATACTAGCCCGCCATTTCCACAAACCATCATTGCCCAATCTCCAGGAGTCTTCACTTGTGACGAAGGGTTCATGTCAACAGAACCACCTAGTCCAGATCATGACACCATTTTAGTAACAGAAAGTGCAGCTGCTGAAAGATGA
- the LOC116022900 gene encoding protein MANNAN SYNTHESIS-RELATED 1 has protein sequence MAVDPRQVVAGVLTVTMFVMLGNMIKRDHFDHVQLSIHDTTKTSELSLPGGDGPWKGDGMSLKPCWSKPVLEEEDQSQGYLTFSLTNGPEYHISQIADAVVVARYLRATLVLPDVRGSNPGDKRNFGDIYNVENFVKSLDGVVKVATTPPPRLSAKNLAVVKVPSRVSEEDIADTIEPVFREKGNLRLATYFPSVNMKKSSEKKNIDSIACLGMFGTLELQPEVSEVVDLMVERLRTLSRKSSGQFIAVDLRVDILGKKSCQGNGSPRSKSCYSPQEIAQFLRKLGFNSGTTIYLTQTRWDSSLDSLKELFPKTYTKESIMPIDKKAKFLDADASELEKAIDFYICSESDVFVPAISGLFYANVAGKRIASGKTQILVPAEITASSASMADHISHYVSKKNHFAYSCFC, from the exons ATGGCGGTGGATCCGAGACAAGTGGTGGCGGGAGTGCTGACTGTCACCATGTTCGTAATGCTGGGTAACATGATCAAGAGAGACCACTTCGATCACGTTCAG CTGAGCATTCATGACACTACCAAAACCTCAGAACTTTCACTTCCAGGGGGAGATGGGCCTTGGAAAGGTGATGGCATGTCCCTTAAGCCATGCTGGAGTAAACCAGTTTTGG AGGAGGAAGACCAATCACAAGGATATCTTACCTTCTCATTGACAAATGGTCCTGAGTATCACATCTCACAG ATTGCTGATGCAGTAGTAGTTGCAAGATATCTACGAGCAACTCTTGTACTCCCTGATGTTAGGGGAAGCAATCCCGGCGATAAGAG GAACTTTGGAGATATCTACAATGTTGAAAACTTTGTGAAAAGCTTGGATGGAGTGGTCAAAGTTGCTACCACTCCACCCCCTAGGTTATCTGCGAAAAACCTTGCCGTGGTGAAGGTTCCAAGTCGGGTCAGTGAAGAGGATATTGCAGATACTATTGAGCCAGTATTCAGAGAAAAGGGGAACCTAAGATTGGCAACTTACTTTCCTTCCGTGAATATGAAAAAGAGTtcagaaaagaaaaacatcGACTCCATTGCATGTCTGGGCATGTTTGGAACCCTGGAACTTCAACCGGAAGTTAGTGAAGTAGTTGATTTAATGGTTGAGCGTTTAAGAACGTTGAGCCGGAAGTCGAGTGGCCAGTTTATTGCCGTGGACCTGAGGGTAGACATTCTGGGGAAAAAAAGTTGCCAGGGAAATGGCTCTCCTAGATCGAAGAGCTGCTACAGTCCACAGGAGATTGCTCAATTTTTGAGAAAACTTGGTTTTAACAGCGGGACTACTATATATTTGACTCAAACCCGGTGGGATAGCAGCCTCGATTCATTGAAGGAGCTCTTCCCAAAAACTTACACCAAG GAAAGTATAATGCCTATTGATAAAAAGGCGAAGTTCCTCGACGCTGATGCATCCGAGTTGGAGAAGGCTATTGACTTCTACATTTGCTCAGAGAGTGATGTATTCGTACCGGCAATCTCGGGCTTATTCTATGCAAATGTGGCTGGTAAGAGAATTGCTTCTGGGAAGACTCAGATTCTTGTTCCAGCTGAGATCACTGCTTCATCGGCTTCTATGGCCGATCACATTTCTCACTATGTCTCCAAAAAGAACCACTTTGCGTATTCATGTTTCTGCTAG